From Streptomyces sp. GSL17-111, one genomic window encodes:
- a CDS encoding SMI1/KNR4 family protein: MTRTAEAVHQVPLGLALSWEPVEQELGTALPADYKEFCACFGAGEFSNYLTVYSVGGTGESQLLSRTSAIWRTLEQLPVTANVYQPYGFYRPGASGLLSWGTSVTAAEFFWLVSPGVTPERWPVVAREEDGEWSTFDVSCAEFVYRLLTDVSFEDFTIAHLVDLPSYRPDD; encoded by the coding sequence GTGACGCGGACCGCTGAGGCGGTCCACCAAGTACCCCTGGGTCTGGCGCTCTCGTGGGAGCCGGTCGAGCAGGAGCTGGGCACCGCCCTTCCTGCCGACTACAAGGAGTTCTGCGCGTGCTTCGGGGCCGGTGAGTTCAGCAACTACCTGACGGTCTACTCGGTGGGCGGAACCGGTGAGTCACAGCTGCTGAGCAGGACGTCAGCGATCTGGCGCACGCTGGAGCAGCTACCGGTCACCGCGAACGTGTATCAGCCGTACGGCTTCTACCGGCCGGGAGCATCCGGGCTGCTGTCGTGGGGCACGTCGGTGACCGCTGCCGAGTTCTTCTGGCTGGTATCGCCCGGCGTGACCCCGGAGAGGTGGCCCGTCGTCGCTCGGGAGGAGGACGGCGAGTGGTCGACGTTCGACGTGTCCTGCGCCGAGTTCGTGTACCGCCTCCTCACGGACGTCTCCTTCGAGGACTTCACGATCGCGCATCTCGTCGACCTTCCGTCCTACCGTCCCGACGACTGA
- a CDS encoding SMI1/KNR4 family protein, translated as MSGLRAHRPEQPRDVDLALVERLLGTALPSDFRELAQAYPTLEFDGFLRVPIPRPGAEEKYVEGVRYEVEVLQDLVDEDMAEGHVGYPEPGGLLPWSESLSGDVFYWRTVGADPDGWPVVVNSRNDEWWEYAGGALAFLVGLVDGSIERRGLPADVPGPDPQVRVYGP; from the coding sequence GTGAGCGGACTTCGGGCGCATCGCCCGGAGCAGCCTCGCGACGTCGACCTCGCCTTGGTGGAACGCCTCCTCGGCACCGCGCTGCCGTCCGACTTCCGGGAGTTGGCGCAGGCCTATCCGACGCTGGAGTTCGACGGCTTCCTGCGCGTGCCGATCCCTCGCCCGGGCGCGGAGGAGAAGTACGTCGAGGGGGTGCGCTACGAGGTGGAGGTCCTTCAGGACCTGGTGGACGAGGACATGGCGGAGGGCCACGTCGGGTATCCGGAGCCCGGCGGGCTGCTGCCCTGGAGCGAGTCGCTCTCGGGGGACGTCTTCTACTGGCGCACCGTCGGTGCCGATCCGGACGGTTGGCCGGTGGTGGTGAACAGCAGGAACGACGAGTGGTGGGAGTACGCGGGCGGCGCGCTCGCCTTCCTGGTGGGCCTCGTCGACGGCAGCATCGAGCGCCGAGGCCTGCCCGCCGACGTCCCCGGCCCCGACCCGCAGGTCCGCGTCTACGGCCCCTGA
- a CDS encoding acetyl/propionyl/methylcrotonyl-CoA carboxylase subunit alpha has product MRKVLIANRGEIAVRVARACRDAGIASVAVYAEPDRDALHVRAADEAFALGGDTPATSYLDVAKVLKAAADSGADAVHPGYGFLSENADFAQAVLDAGLIWIGPPPQAIRDLGDKVAARHIAQRAGAPLVAGTKDPVSGADEVVTFAEEHGLPIAIKAAFGGGGRGLKVARTLEEVPELYDSAVREAVAAFGRGECFVERYLDRPRHVETQCLADRHGNVVVVSTRDCSLQRRHQKLVEEAPAPFLTEEQNAELYRASKAILKEAGYVGAGTCEFLVGQDGTISFLEVNTRLQVEHPVTEEVTGIDLVREMFRIADGEELGYDDPPLRGHSFEFRINGEDPGRNFLPAPGTVTKFDPPAGPGVRLDAGVESGSVIGPAWDSLLAKLIVSGATRQQALQRAARALAEFDVEGMATAIPFHRVVVADPAFAPEVHGREGEPFSVHTRWIETEFVNEIKPFAGASAEEDEDESSRETVVVEVGGKRLEVSLPASLGMPLARAAVAGGAKPARRRAAKKSSSAASGDALASPMQGTIVKVAVEEGQEVAEGELVVVLEAMKMEQPLNAHRAGTVKDLNASVGASISSGTVICEIKD; this is encoded by the coding sequence GTGCGCAAGGTGCTCATCGCCAACCGCGGCGAAATCGCTGTCCGCGTTGCCCGGGCCTGCCGGGACGCCGGGATCGCGAGCGTAGCCGTCTACGCCGAGCCGGACCGGGACGCGTTGCATGTCCGGGCCGCTGACGAGGCATTCGCCCTGGGCGGTGACACTCCGGCCACGAGCTACCTGGATGTCGCCAAGGTGCTGAAGGCCGCCGCCGACTCCGGCGCGGACGCCGTCCACCCCGGCTACGGCTTCCTCTCGGAGAACGCCGACTTCGCCCAGGCCGTGCTCGACGCCGGGCTCATCTGGATCGGCCCGCCGCCGCAGGCCATCCGGGACCTCGGCGACAAGGTCGCCGCCCGCCACATCGCCCAGCGCGCGGGCGCGCCGCTCGTCGCCGGCACCAAGGACCCCGTCAGCGGCGCCGACGAGGTCGTCACCTTCGCCGAGGAGCACGGGCTCCCCATCGCGATCAAGGCCGCCTTCGGCGGCGGCGGGCGCGGCCTGAAGGTCGCCCGCACCCTCGAAGAGGTGCCCGAGCTGTACGACTCGGCGGTACGCGAGGCCGTCGCCGCCTTCGGCCGGGGCGAGTGCTTCGTCGAGCGGTACCTCGACCGCCCCCGGCACGTCGAGACCCAGTGCCTCGCGGACCGGCACGGCAACGTCGTCGTGGTGTCCACCCGCGACTGCTCGCTCCAGCGCCGCCACCAGAAGCTCGTCGAGGAGGCGCCCGCGCCGTTCCTGACGGAGGAGCAGAACGCCGAGCTGTACCGGGCGTCCAAGGCCATCCTCAAGGAGGCCGGCTACGTCGGCGCCGGAACCTGCGAGTTCCTCGTCGGCCAGGACGGCACGATCTCCTTCCTGGAGGTCAACACCCGCCTCCAGGTCGAGCACCCGGTGACCGAGGAGGTCACCGGCATCGACCTCGTCCGCGAGATGTTCCGCATCGCCGACGGCGAGGAGCTGGGTTACGACGACCCGCCGCTGCGCGGTCACTCCTTCGAGTTCCGCATCAACGGCGAGGACCCCGGCCGCAACTTCCTGCCCGCCCCCGGCACGGTCACGAAGTTCGACCCGCCCGCCGGCCCCGGCGTGCGGCTCGACGCGGGCGTGGAGAGCGGCTCGGTCATCGGCCCGGCGTGGGACTCGCTGCTCGCCAAGCTGATCGTCTCCGGCGCCACCCGGCAGCAGGCGCTCCAGCGGGCCGCCCGGGCGCTGGCCGAGTTCGACGTCGAGGGCATGGCCACCGCCATCCCCTTCCACCGCGTCGTCGTCGCCGACCCGGCCTTCGCGCCGGAGGTGCACGGCCGCGAGGGCGAGCCGTTCTCCGTCCACACCCGGTGGATCGAGACGGAGTTCGTCAACGAGATCAAGCCCTTCGCCGGTGCCTCCGCCGAGGAGGACGAGGACGAGAGCAGCCGCGAGACGGTCGTCGTCGAGGTCGGCGGCAAGCGCCTGGAGGTCTCGCTGCCCGCGTCGCTCGGCATGCCGCTGGCCCGCGCCGCCGTCGCGGGCGGCGCCAAGCCCGCCCGCCGCCGCGCCGCGAAGAAGTCCTCCTCCGCCGCCTCGGGCGACGCCCTCGCCTCGCCGATGCAGGGCACCATCGTGAAGGTGGCCGTCGAGGAGGGTCAGGAGGTCGCCGAGGGCGAGCTCGTCGTCGTCCTGGAGGCGATGAAGATGGAGCAGCCCCTCAACGCGCACCGCGCGGGCACCGTCAAGGACCTCAACGCGTCGGTCGGCGCGTCGATCTCCTCGGGCACCGTCATCTGCGAGATCAAGGACTGA